The following proteins are co-located in the Aliidongia dinghuensis genome:
- a CDS encoding Lrp/AsnC family transcriptional regulator: MKLDRIDIKILYELQKNGRITNVELAELVNLSPSPCLIRVKKLQAEGFIEGYSAQINIAKLGPTLTVFTEITLKNHRQADFARFLAVIEKVAQVIECHLVSGGYDYLLKFVTSGIDEYQTIMERLTDMDIGIDKYFSFVVLKSPIVRHHLPLTKLFPL; the protein is encoded by the coding sequence ATGAAACTCGACCGGATCGACATCAAGATCCTCTACGAACTGCAGAAGAACGGCCGCATCACGAATGTGGAGCTGGCCGAACTGGTCAATCTCTCGCCGAGCCCCTGTCTCATCCGGGTCAAGAAATTGCAGGCGGAGGGCTTTATCGAGGGCTATTCGGCGCAGATCAACATCGCCAAGCTCGGGCCGACCTTGACCGTCTTCACCGAGATCACGCTGAAGAACCACCGACAGGCGGATTTCGCGCGCTTTCTCGCCGTCATCGAGAAGGTCGCTCAGGTGATCGAATGCCACCTCGTGTCCGGCGGCTACGACTATCTCCTGAAGTTCGTGACTTCCGGCATCGATGAGTACCAGACGATCATGGAGCGGCTGACGGACATGGACATCGGCATCGACAAGTATTTCAGCTTCGTCGTGCTGAAATCGCCCATCGTCAGACATCATCTGCCGCTGACCAAGCTGTTCCCGCTTTAA